One stretch of Thermoproteota archaeon DNA includes these proteins:
- a CDS encoding Lrp/AsnC family transcriptional regulator codes for MATAYVLINCELGSEEAIIQQLKGLEGVREVHGTFGAYDILAKIESDTVEKLRETITWKIRKIEKIRSTLTLMGIEGQT; via the coding sequence ATGGCAACAGCTTATGTTTTAATAAACTGTGAACTCGGTTCTGAGGAAGCTATCATTCAGCAACTAAAAGGCCTTGAAGGCGTACGTGAAGTACATGGAACTTTTGGCGCATATGATATTTTAGCAAAAATTGAATCAGATACCGTGGAAAAACTGAGAGAAACCATTACATGGAAAATTAGAAAGATCGAAAAAATTAGATCAACTCTAACATTAATGGGCATCGAAGGCCAAACCTAA
- a CDS encoding EVE domain-containing protein, with protein MVNYWLAKQEPSSYNFETLKKEKKTVWDGVHNNLALKHIRNMKKGDQILFYHSGDQKQAVGIMEVTKNPYPNPDEKDERYVVVDVKYKSQLKNPVTLSEMKKQKKFKNWELLRISRLSVMPVPKEIWSSILKLSK; from the coding sequence ATGGTAAACTACTGGCTTGCAAAACAAGAACCTTCAAGTTACAATTTTGAAACTCTAAAGAAAGAAAAGAAAACTGTCTGGGATGGTGTGCATAACAATTTGGCACTAAAACATATACGCAATATGAAAAAGGGTGATCAAATTCTCTTTTATCATTCAGGTGATCAGAAACAAGCCGTGGGAATTATGGAAGTTACAAAAAACCCCTACCCAAATCCTGATGAAAAAGATGAAAGATATGTTGTTGTAGATGTAAAATACAAGAGTCAGCTCAAAAATCCAGTAACCTTATCTGAAATGAAAAAACAAAAAAAATTCAAAAACTGGGAATTATTACGCATTTCTAGGCTATCTGTCATGCCAGTTCCCAAAGAAATCTGGAGCAGCATCCTAAAATTATCAAAATAG
- a CDS encoding phenylalanine--tRNA ligase subunit beta, translating to MPVVELSYSRLEKLIGKVSRKQILESLPYLGLDIESESKDEIRIEYSPNRPDYSTDFGIALGMQGLLGTKKGLYKLKISSGSNKILVDSSVSKIRPYVTSIIAKGGSIDDATIKQLMVMQEDLHFGIGRRRKKSSIGIHDLDTISFPLKYSTTDKNHKFTPLNSNQEQTITDILKNTDVGRDYGSILGNSTKFPIIIDSKGKTVSFPPIINASMTTVTTKTKNLLVEVTGLNKDDVEDALSVVATILQSAGFKLESVKISGSKNSSPLLKNKKLTLDSDLVNKTLGTNLTTSLICSCLKKSRLDAIAKGKKIECTIPRYRFDIFGPMDLVEEVALGYGIQNLEPILSPSLTVGQKNQFSEKLKTLSSVLVGLGFTEALNSSLTSERILYSSTQRDPKDSISVVDSKSQEHTILRDSLLPGLIENLSRNIHEQYPQKLFEIGTVFTLGNPINETTHVACVSAHQSSNFTEIKSIMQSMLKTSFNLDSLTKTSSESLFKKGRSAKVILNGNSIGTIGEIDSAIIENFKIRVPVVGFEINLPG from the coding sequence ATGCCAGTAGTTGAATTAAGTTATTCTAGACTTGAGAAACTTATCGGTAAAGTTTCAAGAAAGCAAATTCTTGAGAGTCTTCCATATCTTGGATTAGACATTGAGTCTGAATCAAAAGATGAAATTAGAATTGAATACAGTCCTAACCGACCGGACTATTCAACTGATTTTGGAATTGCATTGGGAATGCAAGGATTACTCGGCACTAAAAAAGGTCTATACAAACTAAAAATTTCATCTGGCTCTAATAAAATTCTGGTAGATTCTTCAGTATCAAAAATTAGACCATATGTTACTAGCATAATTGCAAAAGGTGGTTCAATTGATGATGCCACAATTAAACAGCTGATGGTCATGCAAGAAGATCTTCATTTTGGTATTGGCCGACGAAGAAAAAAATCCTCTATTGGTATTCACGACCTAGACACAATATCCTTTCCACTTAAGTATTCTACAACTGATAAAAATCATAAATTTACTCCACTTAATTCAAATCAAGAGCAAACAATAACTGATATTCTAAAAAACACCGATGTTGGAAGAGATTATGGCAGTATACTTGGAAATTCAACGAAATTTCCAATTATTATAGACTCCAAAGGAAAAACCGTATCATTTCCTCCAATAATCAACGCTTCAATGACTACTGTTACTACTAAAACAAAGAATCTTCTTGTAGAAGTTACTGGTCTGAACAAAGATGATGTAGAAGACGCTCTTTCTGTAGTTGCAACCATTCTTCAAAGTGCAGGATTTAAGCTAGAGTCGGTAAAAATTTCTGGCTCCAAAAACTCTTCACCATTATTAAAAAATAAAAAACTGACGCTTGACTCTGACCTAGTAAACAAAACACTTGGAACAAATCTTACTACATCACTGATATGCTCATGCTTGAAAAAATCTAGATTAGATGCAATCGCTAAAGGAAAAAAGATCGAGTGTACTATACCTCGATATAGATTTGATATCTTTGGCCCAATGGATTTAGTTGAAGAAGTTGCACTGGGTTATGGCATTCAAAACTTGGAACCGATATTATCTCCATCATTAACTGTTGGTCAAAAAAACCAATTTTCAGAAAAACTCAAAACTCTAAGTTCAGTTTTGGTTGGACTTGGATTTACAGAAGCACTAAACTCTAGTTTAACAAGTGAACGAATTCTTTACAGTTCTACTCAAAGAGATCCGAAAGATAGTATTTCTGTCGTTGATTCCAAAAGTCAAGAGCACACAATTTTACGTGATTCACTTCTTCCTGGATTGATTGAAAATCTCTCACGAAATATTCATGAGCAGTACCCTCAGAAATTATTTGAAATCGGCACAGTCTTTACACTTGGAAATCCAATTAATGAAACAACACATGTTGCTTGTGTCAGTGCTCACCAATCATCAAATTTCACTGAAATAAAATCTATCATGCAATCTATGTTAAAGACCTCATTCAATCTTGACTCACTGACAAAGACATCCTCGGAATCTTTGTTCAAAAAAGGCAGATCAGCCAAAGTCATTCTTAATGGAAACTCAATTGGAACAATTGGAGAAATCGATTCAGCAATAATTGAAAATTTTAAGATTAGAGTTCCAGTAGTGGGATTTGAAATCAACCTGCCTGGTTAA
- a CDS encoding phenylalanine--tRNA ligase subunit alpha, whose translation MSQVFHDIEKKIIRVLKEKPKISPEKLEEETTLSTDQIRRGIEWLKLKNLLDVSETKKTLIKLGKNGLESKANGLPERQLLNLLKDGPKQLQDLQKEMKSVFGPAMGIARKNNWIKSDGDKISLNNPPLELPGEKIINQIGESKISLEEISNKSDYNSLVKRPDFITEEITTSKTISLSESARNIELDDTSGAIDVEADTPKVFAARTHPLKDTIDEIRETFVTLGFSEIFGNLSQSSFWNFDALFTPQDHPAREMQDTFYLKNLRDKKPATPTQIKNVSSSHKKNWRYQWDISESQKMVLRTHTTCVTIKYLAEQKPDDARVFSLGRVFRNEKVSYKHLVEFNQIEGIVVGKNATLRDLMGIQKEFYKRLGLTKIKFWPTFFPYTEPSLQTMVYNDRLGKWVELFGMGIFRPEVTKPLGITKPVLAWGGGIERIAMLKYGLDDVREFYNNNLSWLRSTPKCQ comes from the coding sequence GTGTCTCAGGTTTTTCATGATATAGAAAAAAAAATTATCAGAGTTTTAAAAGAAAAGCCAAAAATTTCTCCTGAAAAACTTGAAGAAGAAACTACGCTATCCACTGATCAAATAAGACGTGGGATAGAGTGGCTTAAGCTAAAAAATCTTCTTGATGTTTCAGAAACCAAAAAGACATTAATCAAATTAGGTAAAAATGGTCTTGAATCAAAAGCAAATGGCTTACCCGAAAGACAATTACTAAATTTACTAAAAGACGGACCAAAACAACTTCAAGATTTACAAAAAGAGATGAAATCTGTTTTTGGTCCTGCAATGGGAATAGCAAGAAAAAACAACTGGATAAAATCGGACGGAGATAAAATATCACTCAACAATCCTCCCTTGGAATTGCCAGGTGAAAAAATAATCAACCAAATTGGTGAAAGTAAAATATCACTTGAAGAAATTAGTAACAAATCCGATTATAATTCACTTGTCAAAAGACCGGATTTTATCACTGAAGAAATCACAACATCAAAAACAATATCACTTTCTGAAAGTGCTCGCAATATTGAATTAGATGATACAAGCGGAGCAATAGATGTAGAAGCAGATACTCCAAAAGTTTTTGCTGCAAGAACGCATCCTCTCAAAGATACTATTGATGAGATTCGTGAAACTTTTGTTACATTGGGATTCTCAGAAATTTTTGGCAATTTATCTCAGTCAAGTTTTTGGAATTTTGATGCGCTATTCACTCCACAGGATCATCCTGCACGTGAAATGCAAGATACCTTTTACTTGAAGAATCTACGTGATAAAAAACCCGCTACTCCCACTCAGATTAAGAATGTCTCTTCTTCACACAAAAAAAATTGGCGATACCAATGGGATATTTCTGAATCACAAAAAATGGTTTTGCGAACTCATACCACATGTGTGACAATAAAATATCTTGCAGAACAAAAGCCTGATGATGCTAGAGTTTTTTCATTAGGTAGAGTCTTTAGGAATGAAAAGGTAAGCTACAAACACCTTGTTGAATTTAATCAAATTGAAGGAATTGTCGTTGGCAAAAACGCAACCCTTCGTGATCTTATGGGAATTCAAAAAGAATTCTACAAACGTTTAGGATTAACCAAAATAAAATTCTGGCCTACATTCTTTCCATACACTGAACCATCACTGCAGACAATGGTTTACAATGATCGATTAGGAAAATGGGTTGAGCTCTTTGGAATGGGAATCTTTAGACCAGAGGTTACAAAGCCTTTGGGAATCACAAAACCTGTTTTAGCTTGGGGTGGTGGCATTGAAAGAATTGCCATGCTAAAATATGGTCTAGATGATGTTAGAGAGTTTTACAATAATAATCTCAGCTGGTTGAGGAGCACGCCAAAATGCCAGTAG
- a CDS encoding tryptophan--tRNA ligase, with translation MSVDDFVVTPWHVEGDIDYDKLIKQFGTEKISSELLKKITKITGEDHFMLRRGVFFSHRDLGNLLNEYEKGKKFFLYTGRGPSGHTHIGHLVPWVFAKWLQDKFDVNMYFQLTDDEKFFSKQNLTLEETNKYAFENALDFIALGFDPKKTKIIINTQNISTLYPIAAQVAKKINFSNTKAVFGFTNETNIGMIFYTSLQSAPCFIEDLPVLIPLGVDQDPHFRLTRDIAPKIGKPKPSLIHNIMIPALEGPGGKMSASADNGTIYTTDSPNAVKKKINKYAFSGGQPDVEQHRKLGGNPDIDVSYQYLRIFFEPDDMKLKKIYDDYKSGKMLTGELKAILIEKINAFLKIHQEKREKARELVPKFLLENK, from the coding sequence ATGTCAGTCGATGACTTTGTAGTTACCCCATGGCATGTTGAAGGAGACATTGACTATGACAAGCTCATAAAGCAGTTTGGTACAGAAAAAATTTCTAGTGAACTTTTGAAAAAAATTACCAAGATTACAGGTGAGGATCACTTTATGTTGAGACGTGGAGTGTTTTTTTCCCACAGGGATTTAGGAAATTTACTCAATGAGTATGAAAAAGGGAAAAAATTTTTCCTATATACTGGAAGAGGCCCATCAGGCCATACTCACATTGGTCATCTTGTACCATGGGTTTTTGCAAAATGGTTACAAGACAAATTTGACGTAAACATGTATTTTCAACTCACTGATGATGAGAAATTCTTCTCAAAGCAAAATCTTACTTTAGAGGAGACAAACAAGTATGCATTTGAAAATGCCCTTGATTTTATTGCACTTGGGTTTGATCCAAAAAAAACAAAGATCATAATTAATACACAAAACATCAGTACGCTTTATCCAATAGCTGCTCAAGTAGCAAAAAAAATTAACTTTTCAAATACAAAAGCAGTTTTTGGTTTCACAAATGAAACTAACATTGGAATGATTTTCTATACATCACTTCAATCTGCTCCATGTTTCATTGAGGATCTTCCTGTACTAATTCCTCTGGGAGTTGATCAAGATCCTCACTTTAGATTAACACGAGATATTGCACCAAAGATTGGAAAACCAAAACCTTCGCTTATTCACAACATAATGATTCCTGCGCTTGAAGGGCCTGGAGGAAAAATGTCCGCATCTGCAGATAATGGCACAATCTATACAACTGATTCTCCAAATGCTGTTAAAAAGAAGATTAACAAGTATGCATTTTCTGGCGGTCAACCCGATGTAGAACAACATAGAAAGCTGGGAGGCAATCCAGATATTGATGTATCATATCAATATCTGAGAATCTTTTTTGAACCAGATGATATGAAGCTCAAAAAAATTTATGATGATTACAAATCAGGAAAAATGTTAACTGGAGAACTAAAAGCAATTCTAATTGAAAAGATAAATGCATTTTTAAAAATTCACCAAGAAAAGCGTGAAAAAGCAAGAGAGCTAGTACCCAAATTTTTACTAGAAAATAAATGA
- a CDS encoding pantetheine-phosphate adenylyltransferase, with translation MKKFNLVATGGTFDIVHKGHLALLEKAFSVSSGVIIGLTSDEFAIQKGKKTLNDFETRKINLKSIIEKTFPNSKYQISKLDNDFGPAVLEKDVEALVTSQETSYQGNNLNKLRQEKNMPPIETIVVPMILAGDGKRISTTRIRNSEIDSEGNLS, from the coding sequence ATGAAAAAATTCAATCTTGTTGCAACCGGGGGAACTTTTGATATTGTTCACAAAGGTCATTTGGCATTGCTAGAAAAGGCATTCTCTGTATCATCTGGTGTTATCATAGGTCTAACAAGTGATGAGTTTGCCATACAAAAAGGAAAGAAAACTCTTAATGATTTTGAAACAAGAAAAATAAATCTAAAATCCATAATAGAGAAAACATTTCCTAATTCCAAGTATCAAATTAGTAAACTTGACAATGATTTTGGCCCGGCAGTGCTTGAAAAAGATGTTGAAGCACTAGTAACTAGTCAAGAGACCAGCTACCAAGGAAATAATCTCAACAAGTTGAGACAGGAAAAAAACATGCCTCCAATCGAGACAATAGTGGTCCCAATGATCCTTGCAGGTGATGGAAAAAGAATTTCCACAACTAGAATACGAAACTCTGAAATTGATTCAGAGGGAAACTTGTCATGA
- a CDS encoding thioredoxin family protein, with protein MVLLESQIKLKTGDKIPDFSLKGIDDKIHSVSDYKDYDGKLIIFMCNHCPYVKAKVEAIKEIHEKFSDKVAVVGINSNDPIAFPDDNFENMKKTASEKGIKFDYLVDDTQEVAKRFGAMCTPDPFLFDKNGNLVFHGRIDNAMKPEDVATEKTMIDNITKLLNQEKIQKDFDPSIGCSIKWKEN; from the coding sequence ATGGTACTTTTAGAGTCGCAAATTAAATTAAAAACTGGTGATAAGATTCCAGATTTCTCTCTAAAAGGAATTGACGATAAAATTCATTCAGTAAGTGACTACAAAGACTATGATGGCAAGTTAATTATTTTCATGTGTAATCATTGCCCATATGTTAAAGCAAAAGTTGAGGCAATAAAGGAGATTCATGAAAAGTTTAGTGACAAGGTGGCAGTAGTTGGCATCAACAGTAATGACCCCATAGCCTTTCCAGATGATAATTTTGAAAACATGAAAAAGACTGCTTCAGAAAAGGGTATCAAATTTGACTATTTGGTAGATGACACACAAGAGGTAGCAAAAAGATTTGGGGCAATGTGCACACCAGACCCATTCCTATTTGACAAAAACGGAAATCTTGTTTTCCATGGAAGAATTGACAACGCAATGAAGCCAGAAGATGTAGCTACTGAAAAGACCATGATTGATAACATTACCAAATTACTAAATCAAGAAAAAATCCAAAAGGACTTTGATCCTTCAATTGGTTGTTCAATAAAGTGGAAGGAAAATTAA
- a CDS encoding ArsR family transcriptional regulator, with product MARGYQVNEIREKIIDLLSESKTGLSGTEVSEQLGINRLTITKYLNIFAAEGSITQKNIGNITLWLTEEGIEKYSFPDDYYKIQKKFSELLNTGTQNQINSLIQNCIHSGAITTKMISEVIYPSIKSVQKQYDDGKIGNSERKYLYNIISSCIQSLRASTIDNDPKKNVLILSADANSSLFAEAASASYRYEKWTVSYLGDMSSSIDVIFDLDLQKFLGRIWKQKNGIMIIVVFSESEEGLNFFSESIISLKTKIGKNLKLILCGKVGKKTRIKADLITEDIDAVLQWSETVFESKN from the coding sequence ATGGCAAGAGGATATCAAGTCAATGAGATACGTGAAAAAATAATTGATCTACTATCTGAATCAAAGACTGGTCTTTCTGGAACCGAAGTATCCGAACAACTAGGAATCAATAGATTAACTATTACAAAGTACCTTAACATTTTTGCAGCAGAAGGAAGTATCACACAAAAAAACATTGGAAATATTACACTGTGGTTAACCGAAGAGGGAATTGAAAAATACAGTTTCCCAGATGACTATTATAAAATTCAAAAAAAGTTTTCAGAACTTCTTAACACAGGAACACAAAATCAAATTAACAGCTTAATTCAAAATTGTATTCATTCTGGTGCCATTACCACAAAGATGATTTCAGAAGTGATCTATCCTTCTATCAAATCTGTTCAAAAACAATACGATGATGGAAAAATAGGAAATTCTGAAAGAAAATATCTTTACAACATCATTTCTAGTTGTATTCAATCCCTAAGAGCCTCCACGATTGACAACGATCCAAAAAAGAATGTCCTCATACTATCTGCAGATGCAAACAGCTCATTGTTTGCAGAGGCAGCATCTGCATCTTATCGATATGAAAAATGGACTGTCTCCTACTTGGGTGATATGTCCTCATCAATTGATGTAATCTTTGATTTGGATCTTCAAAAATTTCTAGGGAGAATTTGGAAGCAAAAAAATGGAATAATGATAATTGTTGTTTTTTCAGAATCCGAAGAAGGCCTAAACTTTTTTTCAGAATCTATTATATCGCTAAAAACAAAGATTGGAAAAAATCTAAAATTAATTTTATGTGGAAAGGTTGGCAAAAAAACGCGAATCAAGGCTGACCTCATTACGGAGGATATTGATGCAGTATTACAATGGTCGGAAACAGTTTTTGAAAGTAAGAATTAG